In the genome of Desulfofarcimen acetoxidans DSM 771, one region contains:
- a CDS encoding non-ribosomal peptide synthetase, which yields MTVSEVISKYEAKGAELWEEDGQIRFRAPSGVIDEEAIEELRHNKEAIIGYLRDMNHSAATGDLQNRYAHFPLTDIQTAYLVGRENIYELGGVGCHGYIELTISEILDRERLEKAWHSVIERHDMLRAVILTKGFQQVRKEVELPPVQSQNLRGLSPAEAGEAIKKVRKDLSEKQYSPEQWPLCEIYLTITEDCSILHFSIDMLIGDFVSANIILRELDHFYYEPEKTLPKLEVTFRDLLLFQREKQQQPSERAGIECARKYWMDKIEKMAAAPELPVAENNQAENNNKEDKVVFEQQIFFLDKNEWQAICRSVKQKRITPSSAVLSAFAEVIGLWAKRPEFCINITLLNRPALHTQINDIIGDFTAINILQVDLKEGNTFLDRTENIQRRLWQDLEHNSFSGIEVLREMSRRNNKNVIIPVVYTSTIGIADNNESGDFMRNARLTYKISQTPQVWLDCQVAEQGGGLLINWDVRKGIFPEGMIEDAFEAFKQLLCDLAAGNQIWENRLPLQLPPRVKKVRETVNNTNAPLPDGLLHDGFCSNVKNHPEAAAVFYEGRYYSYRELANFAAAVQKALLNKGFGKGDFAAVILEKGIWQIASVLGTLLAGGVYLPVDTSQPKARQNTIIKNSGTRFVLTGREGFEPEENAQLEIIEVDVLEPMENSGLSPAVVDPLQPAYIIHTSGTTGTPKGVVMNHRGALNTIIDINERFHVNSADRIIGIASLAFDLSVYDIFGILTAGGTLVLPDPKQKNNPDYWAELIIKEKVTVWNSVPAQMQMLMTCMQSGKDEGRSSLRLALLSGDWIPVNLPGILSKQCPGIEVISLGGATEAAIWSIYYPIKEVPEGAKSVPYGTPLLNQRFYVMNKQLQLCPDWTAGDLYIGGEGLALGYLDDAKTANERFIIHPETNERLYYTGDLGRYRPDGVIEFLGREDTQVKIRGHRIELSEIESVLQNHPSIASAVAMVSGNTPQEYRINAFIEASRLKESDTAAEDTGVLHDVCFNAGEKATASVDRSLFAKWIEVADQTTLLDIIKTFRDAGLFQDCTASHSNEEIQDAVQAVPKLHRLLRRWLNVLCAEKFMQKDEITGKYSLLNVPPEDAADRCWERLIEIEAEVNYGVKLVHYLRESSKHLPELLRGDVNALDLFFPQGKLDTALAAYHDNLVNLALNCVAKECVVHLAEERMRSGGKRPLRILEVGAGVGGTSIDLIPALVDYNVEYHFTDISTFFLNEAKSRFGKYSWVSYGLYDINKDYWLQGLEASAYDVIVCANVLHNARNVNVIIETLKELAVPGGKLIVIEATKEAYTLLTSMEFKDGLTGFTDFRASTDRTFIDFKKWKEVFDSANAGVICAYPKEEDPLALAGQTIFICGFPAESSMVYKEEIKEYLQQHLPEYMVPGHIEVLPKIPLSGNGKVDRASLKKRMEITIYCNGVPEEAPQDDLEARIAGIWAAALNRDTIGRDENFYIAGGDSLVVAQVIANMREKLEEAGSWEWERLMREMLQTPTVADIAKKLRLKSQVSSADSNKDSLNPVSPLVVLAEGKQPHGPVKVLFHNGTGTLTAYNSLLPYLINDPNRTEKIVGFTFGDEKEYLSNPYDKTIESLGQKYGDLLLQQEASGYKLIGYCIGGLIALETARVLMEAGARVEPVTTISTSFCKRRNSNGAEDEVLLNTIRTSLNNDLLMERAFCRVVGAEVSKAGHNVDDELLKKAISELAPVNGGNITGEALCSLNGSYEAVSECYKKLAAKPQSQRMAEIYAAIEKTNGMVLDYQANMLQILYKVFCHSFKGVAEYEPQLFAGDVYAMRVAEETKHFFPIVFSEVEESWKSVALGDLQFEYIKGAHMTCLQEPHINSTAKFLINGGGK from the coding sequence ATGACGGTTAGTGAAGTAATAAGCAAGTATGAAGCAAAGGGAGCAGAGCTTTGGGAAGAAGACGGGCAAATTCGTTTTCGGGCTCCATCCGGAGTTATAGATGAAGAAGCAATAGAAGAGCTTCGTCATAATAAAGAAGCAATAATTGGATATTTAAGAGATATGAATCATTCTGCTGCAACCGGTGATTTACAAAATCGTTACGCACATTTTCCGCTTACCGATATACAGACCGCATACCTGGTAGGCAGGGAAAATATTTACGAGCTTGGCGGAGTTGGGTGCCACGGTTATATCGAATTGACCATATCTGAAATTTTAGACAGGGAACGCTTGGAAAAGGCGTGGCATAGTGTTATTGAGCGCCATGATATGCTTCGTGCGGTAATACTTACAAAGGGATTTCAGCAGGTGCGCAAAGAGGTTGAACTTCCGCCGGTACAGTCACAGAATTTGCGGGGTCTGAGTCCGGCAGAGGCCGGGGAAGCGATTAAAAAAGTAAGAAAAGATCTATCGGAAAAGCAGTATAGTCCGGAACAATGGCCTCTTTGTGAAATTTATCTGACAATAACAGAGGATTGCAGCATTTTACATTTTTCCATAGATATGCTTATCGGAGATTTTGTAAGTGCAAATATAATACTAAGAGAGCTTGATCATTTTTATTATGAGCCGGAAAAAACATTGCCAAAGCTTGAAGTGACATTCAGGGATTTGCTGCTGTTCCAGCGGGAAAAGCAGCAACAGCCGTCAGAAAGGGCCGGAATAGAGTGCGCTCGCAAGTATTGGATGGATAAAATCGAAAAGATGGCTGCAGCGCCGGAATTGCCTGTTGCTGAAAATAACCAAGCTGAAAATAACAATAAGGAAGATAAAGTAGTTTTTGAGCAGCAGATATTTTTCCTGGATAAAAATGAATGGCAGGCTATTTGTAGATCAGTCAAGCAGAAAAGAATAACTCCTTCCAGTGCGGTTCTTTCTGCATTTGCGGAAGTGATTGGCTTATGGGCCAAGCGTCCTGAATTCTGCATCAATATTACATTGTTGAATCGCCCTGCGTTACATACGCAAATTAATGATATCATAGGCGACTTTACAGCTATTAACATTTTACAGGTGGATTTGAAGGAGGGCAATACATTTTTAGACAGGACGGAAAATATACAGCGCCGCTTATGGCAAGACCTGGAGCACAATAGCTTTTCAGGAATTGAGGTGCTGCGTGAAATGAGTCGCCGGAACAATAAAAATGTCATAATTCCGGTTGTTTATACAAGCACAATCGGAATTGCGGATAATAATGAAAGCGGAGATTTCATGAGAAACGCCCGTTTGACTTACAAAATAAGTCAAACACCGCAGGTATGGCTTGATTGCCAGGTTGCGGAACAAGGCGGAGGATTGCTAATTAACTGGGATGTAAGAAAAGGAATATTCCCGGAAGGAATGATTGAAGACGCTTTCGAAGCCTTCAAACAATTGTTGTGTGATTTAGCTGCCGGCAATCAGATTTGGGAAAACCGGCTTCCGCTCCAATTACCTCCCCGCGTAAAGAAAGTCAGAGAAACAGTTAATAATACAAATGCTCCGCTCCCGGATGGACTTTTACACGATGGATTTTGCAGTAATGTAAAGAATCACCCGGAGGCTGCCGCTGTGTTTTATGAAGGCAGATATTATTCCTACCGGGAGCTGGCAAATTTTGCAGCGGCAGTTCAAAAAGCACTGCTCAATAAAGGCTTCGGTAAGGGTGATTTTGCAGCCGTGATATTGGAAAAGGGGATATGGCAAATCGCTTCCGTCCTCGGGACCCTGCTTGCAGGCGGTGTTTACTTGCCTGTTGATACTTCACAGCCAAAAGCCAGACAAAATACAATCATAAAAAATTCAGGGACCAGGTTTGTGCTGACTGGCAGAGAAGGCTTTGAGCCGGAAGAGAATGCACAGCTTGAAATTATTGAGGTTGATGTGTTGGAGCCAATGGAAAACAGCGGTTTAAGTCCGGCAGTTGTGGATCCTTTGCAGCCGGCGTATATAATTCATACGTCAGGGACTACCGGGACGCCGAAGGGTGTTGTCATGAACCATCGTGGAGCATTGAATACCATTATTGATATTAATGAGAGGTTTCACGTAAATTCCGCCGACCGGATTATCGGTATAGCCAGTCTTGCCTTTGACCTTTCGGTGTATGATATTTTTGGAATATTAACTGCCGGAGGAACACTGGTATTGCCTGATCCAAAGCAGAAAAACAATCCTGATTATTGGGCTGAACTAATCATAAAAGAGAAGGTTACAGTATGGAACTCGGTTCCGGCTCAAATGCAAATGCTTATGACATGTATGCAAAGCGGAAAGGATGAGGGAAGATCATCTCTTCGTCTGGCATTGTTATCCGGTGACTGGATTCCGGTTAATTTGCCGGGCATTTTGTCAAAACAATGTCCGGGTATCGAGGTTATCAGTCTTGGTGGCGCAACCGAAGCCGCTATTTGGTCGATTTACTATCCAATAAAGGAAGTCCCGGAGGGAGCGAAAAGTGTTCCCTACGGCACACCTCTTTTGAATCAACGCTTTTATGTAATGAATAAGCAATTGCAGTTATGCCCCGACTGGACTGCGGGAGACTTGTATATCGGAGGCGAAGGACTGGCATTAGGTTACTTGGACGATGCAAAGACTGCCAATGAACGCTTTATCATTCACCCGGAAACCAATGAACGGTTATATTATACAGGAGACCTCGGCAGGTATCGCCCTGATGGTGTGATTGAATTTTTGGGACGTGAAGATACACAAGTAAAAATTCGTGGTCACAGAATAGAATTAAGTGAGATTGAAAGCGTATTGCAGAACCATCCGTCCATAGCCTCGGCAGTAGCAATGGTAAGCGGCAATACGCCGCAAGAATACCGGATAAATGCTTTTATTGAAGCAAGCCGTCTGAAAGAATCCGATACCGCTGCTGAAGATACCGGTGTTTTGCATGATGTTTGCTTTAACGCGGGAGAAAAGGCAACTGCTTCCGTTGACCGTTCTTTGTTTGCAAAGTGGATAGAAGTGGCTGATCAGACGACCCTGCTGGATATCATTAAAACCTTCCGGGACGCCGGGCTATTTCAGGATTGTACTGCCAGCCACAGTAATGAAGAAATACAGGATGCCGTGCAGGCCGTTCCCAAGCTGCATAGGCTGCTAAGGCGCTGGCTGAATGTGTTGTGCGCGGAAAAGTTTATGCAGAAGGATGAGATTACAGGTAAGTACAGCCTTCTGAATGTACCGCCGGAGGATGCTGCGGACAGGTGCTGGGAACGCTTGATTGAAATTGAGGCAGAGGTTAACTATGGGGTTAAATTGGTGCATTACCTTCGGGAATCCAGCAAACATCTTCCTGAACTGCTGCGAGGAGATGTGAATGCGCTTGATTTGTTTTTCCCGCAAGGAAAATTAGATACAGCATTGGCTGCTTACCATGATAATTTGGTTAACCTTGCCTTAAACTGCGTAGCAAAAGAATGCGTTGTCCATCTGGCGGAGGAACGTATGCGTTCTGGCGGCAAGAGACCGTTGCGGATATTGGAGGTAGGTGCCGGAGTAGGTGGTACAAGCATTGATTTGATTCCGGCTTTAGTGGATTATAACGTAGAATATCATTTTACTGATATCTCAACATTTTTCTTAAATGAAGCTAAAAGCAGGTTTGGAAAATATTCATGGGTTAGTTATGGATTGTATGACATCAACAAAGATTACTGGCTGCAAGGATTAGAAGCTTCCGCTTATGATGTAATTGTCTGCGCCAACGTTTTGCATAACGCGCGGAATGTGAATGTGATTATAGAAACATTAAAAGAGCTTGCAGTACCCGGTGGAAAATTAATCGTGATAGAGGCAACGAAAGAGGCGTATACGCTTTTAACTTCCATGGAATTTAAAGATGGGTTGACAGGTTTCACCGATTTTAGAGCAAGTACCGATCGGACCTTCATAGACTTTAAAAAATGGAAGGAAGTATTTGACAGCGCAAACGCGGGTGTTATTTGTGCCTATCCGAAAGAAGAGGATCCCCTGGCTTTAGCAGGACAAACAATTTTTATCTGTGGATTTCCCGCTGAGAGTTCAATGGTCTATAAAGAAGAAATCAAAGAATATTTACAGCAGCATTTGCCTGAGTATATGGTTCCCGGCCATATAGAAGTATTGCCAAAAATTCCGCTTTCCGGCAATGGTAAAGTCGACAGGGCTTCTTTAAAGAAGCGTATGGAAATTACGATTTACTGCAATGGGGTTCCAGAAGAAGCACCACAGGATGATTTGGAAGCGCGTATTGCCGGCATATGGGCAGCGGCTTTAAACCGGGACACCATCGGACGGGATGAAAATTTTTATATTGCGGGAGGAGACTCTTTAGTGGTGGCCCAGGTTATAGCTAATATGAGGGAAAAACTGGAGGAGGCCGGAAGCTGGGAGTGGGAGCGTCTTATGCGAGAAATGCTTCAAACACCGACAGTCGCAGATATAGCCAAGAAATTAAGGCTGAAGTCTCAGGTTTCATCCGCCGATTCGAATAAGGATTCATTAAATCCCGTATCTCCCCTTGTTGTTTTGGCGGAAGGAAAACAGCCTCACGGGCCGGTAAAGGTTCTTTTCCACAATGGTACCGGAACACTTACAGCTTATAACAGTTTGCTGCCATATTTAATCAACGATCCAAACCGTACAGAGAAAATTGTAGGTTTCACATTTGGAGATGAAAAGGAATATCTGTCCAACCCATATGATAAAACAATAGAAAGCTTAGGGCAAAAGTATGGTGATTTGCTTTTACAGCAGGAAGCATCCGGCTATAAGCTTATAGGTTATTGTATTGGAGGCTTGATTGCCTTGGAGACCGCAAGAGTTTTAATGGAAGCGGGGGCCAGGGTAGAACCGGTTACGACAATAAGTACCAGCTTTTGCAAACGGAGAAATAGCAATGGAGCGGAGGATGAGGTGTTATTAAACACAATAAGAACAAGTCTTAATAATGACCTTTTGATGGAAAGGGCTTTTTGCCGTGTAGTTGGCGCAGAGGTTAGCAAAGCCGGACATAATGTTGATGATGAATTATTAAAAAAGGCAATAAGCGAATTAGCGCCTGTCAATGGAGGAAATATTACCGGGGAAGCATTGTGTTCGTTAAACGGTTCTTATGAAGCAGTTTCAGAATGCTATAAAAAATTGGCGGCAAAACCTCAGTCACAGCGTATGGCGGAAATATATGCCGCCATAGAAAAAACAAATGGAATGGTTTTAGATTATCAGGCAAATATGCTTCAAATATTGTATAAGGTATTTTGCCACAGCTTTAAGGGTGTGGCGGAGTATGAACCGCAGCTGTTTGCAGGTGATGTTTACGCAATGAGGGTTGCTGAAGAAACAAAGCATTTCTTTCCTATTGTTTTTTCAGAAGTTGAAGAAAGCTGGAAAAGT